In Hamadaea flava, a genomic segment contains:
- a CDS encoding ATP-binding protein, whose amino-acid sequence MQEDVWTGPDVHVAGLNRQAADGILTAFAAAKLSPGANPLGIVLEGRPGAGKTHLLSSIRRQVQADGGYFFLLGVPQGDFWDCLIQAFIDGFARPTVGHPNQLSRLLDAFCDQALVSIDVRDQILGRRPLTRDGLDDFIDRFRYAHPELGRRCHQTLRAMILRNAWDNNLQDLGEGHLRCNVEDADAEERTRWRLPSKPKPPRDVVEELSLLVALSGPTVFALDQVDATMAQVRRASLQKHVDLAEGEPTEVTQLLEDVGQGLMDAREKLRRTVLLVSCLTTTWDLICKNTLGSIADRFHRESPLSRIPSAELGRELVSAHFKRKFEVAGFEPPQPTWPVLPSAFESAPDYTPRQLLQRIDAHVRECVRLGRVIPLADFEHALKRSTDPAVVDATGADSQRMAYFDQQFAAHRKHASIERALDAELEDREMPQLLGSGLQAWIREKSESEQRRFTVAVDGGANTATHATLRESFDEEAEDFGVWSFRGLAKKHHAAVLPRLARLTLSAALDPQVPQRRAVLLRNVPWPNGPVCRKRRERFETDGGMLTKIAEDDLKTFHALGKMLAEDEPGFDQWLADRRPASRTGIFTEIFGSPPDTGIVLAQPPEPHGPSGRPGSAASPEDVPDTNSAPPARQTISDATVAVDDDAAIAVGSAVDGGQQVAVNLRDLRKHVAIFAGSGSGKTVLIRRLIEECALQGVSTIALDPNNDLARLGDPWPHPPEGWAPDDEERARRYLDTTDVVVWTPRREAGRPLSLQPLPDFGAIIDDPDEFGLALDSAVSALAPRARMGGNTAKMDRGRAVLREALAHFAKSGGNHLDGLVDILNDLPDGVTTLGKARELAYEMAQTLTAAKINDPLFGGSGVSLDPAALLTPAKGKRARISLISLIGLPSDEQRQSFVNQLQMALFSWIKRNPANDRPLGGLFVMDEAQIFAPAGAVTACTESSLALASQARKYGLGLIFATQAPRGLHNRIVGNAATHFYGFLNSPVQISAAKELAQAKGGRVSDVGLLRTGHFYAMGEGVPCQQVSVPMCLSHHPSGPLTSEEVLERAKAAPKP is encoded by the coding sequence ATGCAGGAGGACGTCTGGACCGGGCCCGACGTCCACGTCGCCGGCCTCAACCGGCAAGCGGCCGACGGGATCCTGACCGCCTTCGCCGCGGCCAAACTCAGCCCGGGGGCGAACCCGCTGGGAATCGTCCTGGAAGGCCGACCCGGGGCCGGGAAGACCCATCTCCTCAGTTCCATCCGGCGCCAGGTCCAGGCCGACGGCGGCTACTTCTTCCTTCTGGGGGTCCCCCAGGGGGACTTCTGGGATTGCCTGATCCAGGCATTCATCGACGGTTTCGCGCGGCCGACCGTCGGGCATCCGAACCAGCTGAGCAGACTCCTCGACGCCTTCTGCGATCAGGCGCTGGTGTCCATCGACGTTCGCGACCAGATCCTGGGGCGTCGGCCGTTGACCCGCGACGGCCTGGACGACTTCATCGACAGATTTCGGTACGCACACCCGGAGCTGGGGCGACGCTGCCATCAGACGCTCCGGGCCATGATCTTGCGAAACGCTTGGGACAACAACCTGCAGGATCTGGGTGAGGGCCATCTGCGCTGCAACGTCGAGGATGCTGATGCCGAAGAGCGCACCCGCTGGCGTCTGCCTTCCAAGCCCAAGCCTCCCCGCGACGTCGTCGAAGAGCTCTCGCTGCTGGTGGCGTTGAGCGGACCGACGGTCTTCGCGCTGGACCAGGTCGACGCCACCATGGCCCAAGTGCGACGAGCTTCGCTGCAAAAGCACGTCGACCTCGCCGAGGGCGAACCCACCGAGGTGACTCAGCTGCTGGAAGACGTGGGCCAGGGACTCATGGACGCGCGCGAGAAGCTGCGGCGAACGGTTCTCCTGGTCTCCTGTCTCACCACGACCTGGGATTTGATCTGCAAGAACACACTCGGGTCGATCGCCGACCGCTTCCACCGCGAATCACCGCTGAGCCGCATTCCGTCGGCTGAACTCGGTCGTGAACTCGTGAGCGCACACTTCAAGCGCAAGTTCGAAGTGGCGGGCTTTGAGCCGCCACAACCCACGTGGCCGGTGCTGCCGTCCGCGTTCGAGTCGGCCCCGGACTACACCCCGAGGCAGCTGCTGCAACGAATCGACGCGCACGTCCGAGAATGCGTCCGGCTTGGCCGAGTCATCCCGCTGGCGGACTTCGAGCACGCTCTCAAGCGCTCGACCGACCCGGCTGTTGTCGATGCAACCGGGGCCGATTCCCAGCGCATGGCCTACTTTGATCAGCAGTTCGCCGCTCATCGTAAGCACGCGTCGATCGAACGAGCCCTCGACGCGGAGCTGGAAGACCGAGAGATGCCCCAGTTGCTGGGCTCAGGACTGCAGGCCTGGATCCGCGAGAAGAGCGAGAGCGAACAACGCCGGTTCACCGTCGCCGTCGACGGTGGGGCCAACACGGCGACCCACGCCACGCTCCGTGAATCGTTCGACGAGGAGGCCGAGGACTTCGGCGTCTGGTCCTTCCGCGGGCTCGCGAAGAAGCATCACGCTGCCGTCCTCCCCCGATTGGCGCGGCTGACGCTGTCGGCGGCACTCGATCCGCAGGTGCCCCAACGACGGGCGGTCCTCCTGCGAAACGTGCCTTGGCCCAACGGACCGGTGTGCCGCAAGCGGCGCGAGCGATTCGAGACGGACGGCGGCATGCTGACGAAGATCGCCGAGGACGACCTCAAAACCTTCCACGCCCTCGGCAAGATGCTGGCGGAGGACGAGCCGGGCTTCGACCAGTGGCTGGCCGATCGCCGGCCCGCCAGCCGAACCGGCATCTTCACGGAGATCTTCGGTTCGCCGCCGGATACCGGCATCGTTCTGGCTCAGCCGCCGGAGCCGCACGGACCGAGTGGCCGTCCTGGGTCGGCAGCCAGCCCTGAGGACGTTCCGGACACGAACTCCGCCCCACCTGCCCGCCAGACGATCAGCGACGCCACCGTAGCCGTCGACGACGACGCGGCGATTGCCGTCGGCTCGGCAGTCGACGGCGGGCAGCAGGTCGCGGTCAACCTTCGCGACCTGCGCAAGCACGTCGCCATCTTCGCCGGGTCCGGGTCGGGCAAGACCGTCCTGATCCGCCGGCTCATCGAGGAATGCGCCCTGCAGGGCGTGTCGACGATCGCCTTGGACCCCAACAACGACCTGGCCCGGCTCGGTGATCCATGGCCGCACCCGCCGGAGGGCTGGGCACCCGACGACGAGGAACGCGCACGCAGGTATCTCGACACCACGGACGTGGTGGTCTGGACCCCGCGTCGCGAAGCCGGGCGACCGCTGAGCCTTCAGCCGCTGCCGGATTTCGGGGCGATCATCGACGACCCGGATGAGTTCGGGCTCGCGCTCGACAGCGCAGTCTCCGCGTTGGCCCCGCGTGCCCGGATGGGCGGCAACACGGCCAAGATGGACCGGGGACGCGCAGTCCTGCGGGAGGCGCTCGCCCACTTCGCCAAAAGCGGCGGGAACCATCTCGACGGGCTCGTGGACATCCTCAACGACCTTCCCGACGGTGTCACGACCTTGGGGAAGGCGCGCGAGCTCGCATACGAGATGGCGCAGACGCTCACCGCCGCGAAGATCAACGATCCGTTGTTCGGTGGATCAGGCGTGTCCTTGGACCCGGCGGCCCTGCTGACTCCGGCGAAGGGCAAACGTGCGCGGATCTCCCTCATCAGCCTGATCGGCCTGCCCAGTGACGAACAGCGACAGAGTTTCGTCAATCAGTTGCAGATGGCCCTGTTCAGCTGGATCAAGCGCAACCCCGCAAACGATCGCCCGCTCGGCGGGTTGTTCGTCATGGATGAAGCGCAGATCTTCGCTCCCGCCGGCGCGGTGACCGCGTGCACCGAAAGCAGCTTGGCTTTGGCGAGCCAGGCGCGCAAGTACGGGCTGGGCCTCATCTTCGCGACGCAGGCCCCACGCGGACTCCACAACCGCATCGTGGGCAACGCGGCCACCCACTTCTACGGGTTCCTCAACAGCCCGGTCCAGATCAGCGCCGCCAAGGAGCTGGCTCAGGCGAAAGGCGGACGCGTAAGCGATGTCGGGCTGCTGCGTACCGGGCACTTCTATGCGATGGGCGAAGGGGTGCCCTGCCAGCAGGTCTCGGTGCCGATGTGCCTGAGCCACCACCCGAGCGGACCGCTGACCTCCGAGGAGGTGCTCGAACGCGCGAAGGCGGCACCGAAGCCCTGA